TGAAGCAGAAGGTGGAGGAGGACGAATCCCTGGCCGTGGCTTACGGAGAGATGGCCGCCATAGATCGAAACGTGGACGACGAGATCAACGCCGCCCTTGAAAGCGGCAGCAACCCCGCCACCCCTTCGGTGCATCTTATCGAACTTAAAGAAAAAATGGGGATCAGTTAAAAAGTCCTCATGGAATGAACCGGTGAAATCATGGGCTTTAAGGACCTTTTCAAAAAAAAGCAGCCGCCAAAACCGGACCCGCTCAAGGACCTGACCCTGTCCAACCTGAAAAAAGGGTACTTCGTGGACTATGACCTCAAGACCTGGGAGGTCACCGCTGCCAATTATTACGACTTCGGCCAGGGAGACGTCACCCGCGAATGGCAGCTCAAAAACGAAGAGGAAACCGTGTACCTGGAAATGGAGTCAGACGACGAGGAGTTCTGGAGCCTGAACCGAAAGATCCCCTTCGGCCGGCTGGGACCGGGCCTCAAGGACCATATCCTGGAACATGAGGACCCACCTGAGGAGATTGTC
This genomic stretch from Deltaproteobacteria bacterium harbors:
- a CDS encoding DUF4178 domain-containing protein, whose protein sequence is MGFKDLFKKKQPPKPDPLKDLTLSNLKKGYFVDYDLKTWEVTAANYYDFGQGDVTREWQLKNEEETVYLEMESDDEEFWSLNRKIPFGRLGPGLKDHILEHEDPPEEIVFDSVTFYLDETGGGHYFKDEQGPGQEFIRWSYRDDSGKKLLDIEQWGETDFEASVGERVEEYQFTNILPREE